The following proteins are co-located in the Heteronotia binoei isolate CCM8104 ecotype False Entrance Well chromosome 21, APGP_CSIRO_Hbin_v1, whole genome shotgun sequence genome:
- the LOC132588820 gene encoding heme-binding protein 1-like, with amino-acid sequence MMQSAGSGCGLSGAESAAGGGGITLEELERLGLEEDEDEEGEAGVEQERLLAFWQGVGRGHRVEVPPDMAQPIQQLTRNNHSQERETVPFTVISRKEKSGKVLYEKRRYEKGKWACVKVEEELYEQSVCLGFMKIMRYICEENSSELYLGMTVPIVTIIHTSESTSDITSFVTVAYYLPGGLQDQPPEPRDPDIVIEEWPPAMVYARGFRGATNEDSIAREIRLLAELLESPELCLQDTFIIAGYTNPAAAVRQNEIWFLERP; translated from the exons ATGATGCAGAGCGCGGGGAGCGGCTGCGGGCTAAGCGGGGCGGAGAGCGCGGCGGGCGGCGGCGGCATCACGCTGGAGGAGCTGGAGCGGCTGGGCCTCGAGGAGGACGAGGACGAGGAGGGGGAGGCGGGGGTAGAGCAGGAGCGCCTCCTCGCCTTCTGGCAGGGCGTGGGCAGGGGCCACCGCGTGGAAGTCCCCCCCG ATATGGCCCAGCCAATCCAGCAGCTGACGAGAAATAACCATTCCCAGGAGAGGGAGACTGTGCCATTTACTGTGATAAGCCGTAAAGAAAAG tccGGCAAAGTGCTTTACGAGAAAAGGCGTTATGAAAAGGGCAAGTGGGCTTGCGTCAAAGTGGAAGAAGAGCTGTACGAGCAGAGTGTCTGCCTCGGATTCATGAAGATCATGAGATACATTTGCGAAGAGAACTCCTCAG AGCTGTACTTGGGGATGACCGTTCCCATCGTGACCATAATTCACACCAGTGAATCCACATCGGATATCACCAGCTTTGTGACGGTGGCCTACTACCTCCCTGGAGGGCTGCAAGATCAGCCGCCGGAGCCCCGGGACCCCGACATCGTCATTGAAGAATGGCCTCCGGCCATGGTTTATGCCAG GGGCTTCAGAGGAGCTACGAATGAAGATTCGATCGCAAGAGAAATCCGCCTGCTGGCAGAACTTCTGGAAAGCCCCGAGCTGTGCTTGCAAGACACTTTCATAATTGCGGGATACACCAACCCAGCCGCCGCTGTACGGCAGAACGAAATATGGTTCCTTGAGAGACCGTAA